One Natrinema halophilum genomic window carries:
- a CDS encoding DUF7545 family protein: protein MTDEVQTTTFSICSEDGATDEVTIPAGLVDLVAEGDQTDAETVGDVMLLSFASRAHHIVHHGDSADDELEAQEAEVMDLFEERFGVTFGEATGHQH from the coding sequence ATGACCGACGAAGTCCAGACGACGACCTTCTCGATCTGTTCCGAAGACGGTGCGACCGACGAGGTAACGATTCCAGCCGGCCTCGTCGACCTCGTCGCCGAAGGCGACCAGACGGACGCCGAGACGGTTGGCGACGTCATGCTGCTCTCGTTCGCGAGTCGCGCCCATCACATCGTTCACCACGGCGACAGTGCCGACGACGAACTCGAGGCGCAGGAAGCGGAAGTGATGGACCTGTTCGAGGAACGGTTCGGCGTCACCTTCGGCGAAGCGACCGGCCACCAGCACTGA
- a CDS encoding universal stress protein — translation MYDRILVPTDGSREGERAIEYAFDLARTHDATIRTLYVVNATGYSGLPMETALEGINDALHGKGRAAVGRVEELAPDDVTVESQVREGAPSRVIVDEADPDECDLVVMGTHGRGGIDRLLLGSVTERVVRDAPVPVLTVQVDPEAVDEESAQYRLAAE, via the coding sequence ATGTACGACCGCATCCTCGTACCGACCGATGGCTCCCGAGAGGGCGAACGTGCGATCGAATACGCGTTCGACCTTGCGCGCACGCACGATGCGACGATCCGCACGCTCTACGTCGTCAACGCCACCGGCTACAGCGGACTCCCGATGGAAACCGCGCTCGAAGGGATCAACGATGCGCTTCACGGCAAGGGTCGGGCGGCGGTCGGACGAGTCGAAGAACTCGCACCGGACGACGTTACGGTCGAAAGTCAGGTGCGCGAAGGCGCGCCGAGTCGCGTCATCGTCGACGAGGCAGACCCCGACGAGTGCGACCTGGTGGTGATGGGAACCCACGGGCGTGGCGGAATCGACAGGCTGTTACTCGGCAGCGTCACGGAACGAGTGGTCCGGGATGCCCCGGTGCCGGTACTCACGGTGCAGGTTGACCCCGAAGCGGTCGACGAAGAGTCGGCGCAATATCGTCTCGCCGCAGAGTGA
- a CDS encoding 4-phosphopantoate--beta-alanine ligase has product MSDYDTVSADVEHEEEIPEDHPRYQDLLTRHRIEAGVEKGITHLQGMHAEGRGSAFDYLLGEETIPSADDAERAAAAHLLLADHPVLSINGNVAALVPGEMVELAEATGADLEVNLFNRTPERIDAIVDHLREHGADEVKGLEADAHIPNLDHERSKVDADGIYEADVVLVPLEDGDRAEALDEMGKTEIVIDLNPLSRSPQVADVPIVDNIIRAVPNVTDHALELAGADEADLRTIVANFDRERALEDAEERIRSGEL; this is encoded by the coding sequence GTGAGCGATTACGACACCGTCTCCGCCGACGTCGAGCACGAGGAGGAGATCCCGGAGGACCACCCCAGATATCAGGATCTACTCACCCGCCATCGGATCGAAGCAGGCGTCGAAAAAGGAATTACCCACCTCCAGGGGATGCACGCTGAGGGACGTGGCAGCGCGTTCGATTACCTGCTGGGTGAGGAGACCATCCCCAGCGCGGACGACGCCGAACGGGCGGCCGCGGCTCACCTCCTGCTCGCGGACCACCCCGTGCTCTCGATCAACGGCAACGTCGCTGCGCTCGTCCCCGGAGAGATGGTCGAACTCGCCGAGGCAACGGGCGCCGACCTCGAGGTGAACCTGTTCAACCGCACCCCCGAGCGAATCGATGCCATCGTCGATCACCTCCGTGAGCACGGAGCCGACGAGGTAAAAGGGCTCGAGGCCGACGCGCACATTCCGAATCTGGATCACGAGCGGTCGAAGGTCGACGCCGACGGAATCTACGAGGCCGACGTGGTTCTCGTCCCGCTCGAGGACGGCGATCGCGCCGAGGCCCTCGACGAGATGGGCAAGACCGAAATCGTCATCGATCTCAATCCGCTGTCGCGATCGCCGCAGGTCGCCGACGTGCCGATCGTCGACAACATCATTCGTGCAGTGCCGAACGTGACCGACCACGCACTGGAGTTGGCGGGCGCCGACGAGGCCGACCTGCGAACGATCGTCGCAAACTTCGATCGCGAACGCGCGCTCGAGGACGCCGAGGAGCGGATCCGTTCAGGCGAACTCTGA
- a CDS encoding SHOCT domain-containing protein yields the protein MISLKSLSGDDHWVSFLIGVITVVISYGMLSMPWYWALVAGMLISGIVDMAIKEVPPDPDEYDPDQYELWDIAFGESQNSYESSIEGSPTEDATPLETLRERYARGELTDEQFEKKVERLLETESLNTAEEREQARDILTQHSS from the coding sequence ATGATCTCGCTTAAGTCCCTCAGTGGTGATGACCACTGGGTCTCGTTTCTTATTGGAGTCATCACTGTTGTTATCTCATATGGTATGTTGTCAATGCCGTGGTACTGGGCACTAGTCGCTGGCATGTTAATCTCTGGTATAGTCGACATGGCGATCAAAGAGGTTCCGCCAGATCCAGACGAGTATGATCCAGATCAGTATGAACTGTGGGATATAGCATTTGGAGAATCCCAGAACAGTTATGAAAGTAGTATTGAAGGATCGCCCACAGAGGACGCTACTCCTCTGGAAACACTCCGTGAGCGGTATGCTCGCGGAGAACTAACCGATGAACAATTTGAAAAGAAGGTTGAACGGCTGTTGGAAACTGAGTCGTTGAATACTGCTGAAGAACGAGAACAAGCTAGAGACATACTCACCCAGCACAGTAGTTGA
- a CDS encoding DUF1508 domain-containing protein: MASRTDIQQSLFQLYEHYVGEPDSSKDVYGYWLFIVGYIIGAAGVATFVVGYAGEANSYALIKISGITAATGLAFCLFGIVLMLPVRKRGIQASFVGLLISFAGVGFFGWAYPYNWRALGTDYSVEVISVYTFGIGVIAGVTALVPVLTGQKGMFVAEEGQTEDPPILTGDAMESAQFAVFRDETGDWKWHVLHLEALAQSNESAVTRPDATESIERVKSQISSAGLMELTTSAFRLYEDRDGTWQWTLARDDGSIVGSCAGEFDQRDGAEESVSFLKDRGPEAAVIEIEGAAFTYEERRDRWYWQLVDDDRTPLASSETGHPTQERAEEAARTFAERFDRARVLDVEHVGVELCEGADGWTWRFVDADDTVLATSTDSFDARRDAEKAAEALLPGLESASITVAGEPTYELYESGEEWRYRLVDANEHVVARSPDRTSELGGSERLADQFSENAREADVVEIDDAEYEVYPAPESASGSDADEFTYDGDDTLPATVEDPERVADGGTVTDDGSEADEDSPWHWRLVTDDREIVAGSTEPHADAEAAADAIERVRQQASEADLIEFENAAFQVYEADSGEWRWRLIDEDGNVLADSGEEHTSRGEAAEAMMTLKEQAPDAELLEIETAAFELFVNENDEWGWRLIDEGGKLVAEDPSTHPTRSAARQAMDRLLEHLDSDVRTMDRSIFQPFANEDWHWRFVMPAGETVAVDGDAYSTRDELVDSLDDVREAAASARSYTIGDVSVQLYGTDEWHFRLLDRDRNEIADSSVSWNDREAAMAGVEDLGEHAADAPIFSIEDAVIRPVGDDDWSWELVDRDREVLAETVGTVSSKDDLFDAIEEVRQLAPMAGRVDFDVASFELVADEDDRWRWRLIDEDGRTVATGSEAHDTSEDVREALENVRDLIESASILEIDSVSFELHTDDDGWVWQLIDEYGATMAESTQTYETRTAAREAMNDVKAQAPEGWITFTE; the protein is encoded by the coding sequence ATGGCTTCACGAACTGACATTCAGCAAAGTTTGTTTCAGTTGTACGAACACTACGTCGGCGAACCTGACTCGAGCAAGGACGTCTACGGCTATTGGCTGTTCATCGTCGGTTACATTATCGGGGCAGCCGGCGTCGCGACCTTCGTCGTCGGATACGCGGGTGAGGCGAACTCCTACGCGCTAATCAAGATCTCCGGGATCACGGCCGCGACAGGACTCGCGTTTTGTCTGTTCGGAATCGTACTGATGCTTCCGGTGCGAAAGCGAGGAATTCAGGCAAGCTTCGTCGGCCTGCTCATCTCGTTTGCGGGAGTCGGATTTTTCGGGTGGGCCTACCCGTACAACTGGCGGGCACTCGGGACGGACTACAGCGTCGAAGTAATTTCCGTCTATACGTTCGGGATCGGGGTCATCGCGGGCGTTACCGCACTCGTTCCCGTCCTCACCGGGCAAAAAGGGATGTTCGTCGCAGAGGAAGGCCAGACCGAAGATCCGCCGATACTCACCGGTGACGCGATGGAAAGCGCTCAGTTTGCCGTCTTTCGTGACGAGACCGGTGACTGGAAGTGGCACGTCCTCCACCTCGAGGCGCTGGCCCAGAGCAACGAGAGTGCCGTGACCCGACCTGACGCCACGGAGAGCATCGAGCGCGTCAAGTCCCAGATCAGCTCCGCGGGACTGATGGAACTGACGACCTCGGCGTTCCGGCTGTACGAGGATCGCGACGGGACGTGGCAGTGGACCCTCGCGCGCGACGACGGCTCGATCGTCGGCTCCTGTGCAGGCGAATTCGACCAGCGCGACGGCGCCGAGGAGTCGGTAAGCTTTCTGAAAGACCGCGGCCCCGAAGCCGCCGTTATCGAAATCGAAGGTGCCGCGTTCACGTACGAGGAACGCCGGGATCGGTGGTACTGGCAACTGGTCGACGACGATCGGACGCCGCTGGCCTCGAGCGAGACGGGCCACCCGACCCAGGAACGCGCCGAAGAGGCCGCCCGTACGTTCGCCGAGCGGTTCGATCGCGCACGCGTCCTCGACGTCGAACACGTCGGCGTGGAGCTCTGTGAGGGGGCGGACGGCTGGACCTGGCGATTCGTCGACGCGGACGACACGGTCCTCGCGACCAGTACGGACTCGTTCGACGCCAGACGCGACGCCGAGAAGGCCGCCGAAGCGTTGCTGCCCGGTCTGGAATCGGCCTCGATCACCGTGGCCGGCGAACCGACGTACGAACTCTACGAGTCGGGCGAGGAGTGGCGCTACCGCCTCGTCGACGCGAACGAACACGTCGTCGCGCGGAGTCCGGACAGGACGTCCGAACTCGGCGGCTCGGAACGATTGGCCGACCAATTTAGCGAAAATGCGCGCGAAGCCGACGTCGTCGAAATCGACGACGCTGAGTACGAAGTGTATCCGGCCCCCGAATCGGCGAGCGGATCCGACGCCGACGAATTCACGTACGACGGGGACGATACGCTTCCGGCGACCGTCGAAGACCCCGAACGAGTCGCAGATGGCGGGACGGTCACTGACGACGGGTCTGAAGCCGACGAGGACAGTCCGTGGCACTGGCGACTCGTCACCGACGACCGCGAGATCGTCGCCGGGAGTACGGAGCCCCACGCGGACGCGGAGGCGGCGGCGGACGCGATCGAGCGCGTTCGCCAACAGGCCAGCGAAGCCGATCTCATCGAGTTCGAGAACGCAGCGTTCCAGGTCTACGAGGCCGACTCCGGCGAGTGGCGCTGGCGGCTCATCGACGAGGACGGCAACGTACTGGCGGATAGCGGCGAGGAACACACCTCTCGCGGCGAGGCCGCCGAAGCGATGATGACGCTGAAAGAACAGGCCCCCGACGCCGAACTGCTCGAGATCGAGACCGCGGCGTTCGAGCTGTTCGTCAACGAAAACGACGAATGGGGCTGGCGACTCATCGACGAGGGCGGGAAGCTCGTCGCCGAGGACCCGTCGACGCATCCGACACGAAGCGCCGCCCGTCAGGCGATGGATCGGCTGCTCGAGCACCTCGACTCCGACGTGCGGACGATGGATCGTTCGATCTTCCAGCCGTTTGCGAACGAGGACTGGCACTGGCGGTTCGTTATGCCGGCCGGAGAAACCGTCGCCGTCGACGGCGATGCGTATTCGACTCGCGACGAACTAGTCGACAGTCTCGACGACGTCCGCGAGGCTGCGGCGTCAGCCCGATCCTACACGATCGGCGACGTGTCCGTCCAATTGTACGGCACCGACGAGTGGCACTTCCGACTGCTCGACCGCGACCGCAACGAGATCGCCGATTCGAGCGTGTCCTGGAACGACCGCGAGGCGGCGATGGCCGGGGTCGAAGACCTCGGGGAACACGCCGCTGACGCACCCATCTTCTCGATCGAAGATGCCGTTATTCGACCCGTGGGAGACGACGACTGGTCCTGGGAGCTCGTCGATCGCGACCGCGAGGTGCTCGCCGAAACGGTCGGGACCGTTTCGAGCAAGGACGATCTCTTCGATGCGATCGAGGAAGTCCGCCAGCTCGCACCGATGGCCGGCCGCGTCGACTTCGACGTCGCCTCCTTCGAACTCGTCGCCGACGAGGACGACCGCTGGCGCTGGCGGCTCATCGACGAAGATGGCCGGACCGTTGCCACCGGATCGGAAGCCCACGACACGTCCGAAGACGTCCGCGAAGCCCTCGAGAACGTCCGCGACCTGATCGAATCGGCGAGCATCCTCGAGATAGACAGCGTTTCGTTCGAACTCCACACCGACGACGACGGCTGGGTCTGGCAGCTGATCGACGAGTACGGTGCGACGATGGCCGAAAGCACCCAGACTTACGAGACCCGGACCGCCGCCCGGGAGGCGATGAACGACGTGAAAGCACAGGCCCCGGAGGGCTGGATCACCTTCACGGAGTGA
- a CDS encoding DUF5799 family protein, with product MSDNPWTDQIVGERMSVDQSFSTRIEQSQFSNQQWSLIMTATEFEIDNPDDPDRARIVANTDKIDGIIPELDNIQSGMGAMAGGGANGGLSTSSGSLVDSIKAALGMGETSNPSNNDQREAAKRLTQEYANELQSHLESKGRWESVRRSVADDN from the coding sequence ATGAGCGACAATCCGTGGACGGATCAGATAGTCGGCGAGCGGATGTCCGTCGATCAGTCCTTTTCGACGCGAATCGAGCAGTCACAGTTCTCGAACCAGCAGTGGAGCCTGATCATGACCGCAACGGAGTTCGAGATCGACAACCCCGACGATCCCGACCGGGCCAGGATCGTTGCCAACACGGACAAGATAGACGGCATCATTCCCGAACTCGATAACATTCAGTCGGGGATGGGAGCGATGGCCGGCGGCGGTGCAAACGGCGGATTGAGCACTTCGAGCGGCAGCTTGGTCGACTCGATCAAGGCCGCGCTCGGAATGGGCGAGACCTCCAACCCGTCGAACAACGACCAACGCGAAGCTGCCAAACGACTCACTCAGGAGTACGCCAACGAACTGCAGTCCCACCTCGAGTCGAAGGGGCGATGGGAGTCGGTCCGACGCAGCGTGGCTGACGACAACTAA
- a CDS encoding HalOD1 output domain-containing protein encodes MTELSDGTGDDVIRRQLNPERDDPASQLAEVVADLTDDEPLNLTPVYGCIDTLIADLFSSPPPDEADACIAFDYEGYRIRVQQDGTTTLRELSA; translated from the coding sequence ATGACTGAACTGAGCGACGGCACCGGTGACGACGTAATACGGCGGCAGCTGAACCCCGAACGGGACGATCCGGCGAGCCAACTCGCCGAAGTCGTTGCCGATCTTACCGACGACGAGCCACTGAACCTCACCCCAGTGTACGGCTGTATCGATACCCTCATCGCCGATCTGTTCTCGTCGCCGCCACCCGACGAGGCTGACGCCTGTATCGCGTTCGACTACGAGGGGTACCGTATCCGGGTTCAGCAGGATGGCACGACGACGTTGCGCGAACTATCGGCCTGA
- a CDS encoding acyl-CoA dehydrogenase family protein — translation MSFQLSPEQQAIRDAVREFADEEIRPVAAEYEADQRYPADLLAEAAKLDLVAPHVPEAYGGAEMDPISTLIVTEELWRADPGVGGSISAADFGTGMLVEYGDERQCEEWLPRITAGETPIATCISEPAHGSNVAGMETRAEKDGDEWILDGQKMWITNGSVADVAIIMAKTAPEKGHDGITAFLTPTDADGYEATRITNKLGIEAQDTAEIVIDDLRVPEQNVVGEVDRGFYQLMQFFASARADVAAQATGVSQAALEASVAYATEREQFDQPIAEFQAIRHKIAEMATNVEAARSLTYRAGSALKSGDDGHATRLASMAKLFASERAVDVTDEALQVHGGAGYVSDHPVERFYRDARITKIYDGTSEIQKTIIADQVL, via the coding sequence ATGTCGTTTCAACTCTCTCCGGAGCAGCAGGCGATCCGCGACGCCGTTCGGGAGTTCGCAGACGAGGAGATACGACCGGTTGCCGCGGAGTACGAGGCTGACCAGCGGTATCCCGCCGATCTTCTGGCGGAAGCAGCGAAGCTCGACCTCGTGGCGCCACACGTTCCGGAAGCGTACGGCGGTGCGGAGATGGATCCGATTTCGACCCTGATCGTCACGGAGGAGCTCTGGCGGGCGGACCCCGGCGTCGGCGGCTCGATTTCGGCGGCAGATTTCGGCACCGGAATGCTCGTCGAGTACGGCGACGAGCGCCAGTGCGAGGAGTGGCTGCCGAGAATCACGGCTGGTGAAACGCCGATCGCGACCTGTATCTCAGAGCCCGCACACGGGTCGAACGTGGCAGGGATGGAGACTCGTGCCGAGAAAGACGGCGACGAGTGGATACTCGATGGCCAAAAGATGTGGATCACGAACGGCAGCGTCGCCGACGTGGCGATTATCATGGCCAAGACCGCTCCCGAGAAGGGACACGACGGTATCACCGCCTTCCTCACGCCCACCGACGCCGACGGCTACGAGGCGACGAGAATCACGAACAAACTCGGGATTGAAGCACAGGACACCGCAGAAATCGTCATCGACGACCTTCGTGTCCCCGAGCAAAACGTCGTCGGCGAGGTCGATCGCGGCTTCTATCAGCTGATGCAGTTTTTCGCGAGTGCACGGGCCGACGTGGCAGCCCAGGCAACCGGCGTCTCACAGGCGGCTCTCGAGGCATCCGTCGCCTACGCAACCGAACGCGAGCAGTTCGATCAGCCCATCGCAGAGTTTCAGGCGATACGTCACAAGATCGCGGAGATGGCGACCAACGTAGAAGCAGCGCGCTCGCTCACCTACCGAGCCGGGTCGGCCCTGAAATCGGGAGACGACGGCCATGCGACGCGGCTGGCTTCGATGGCAAAACTGTTCGCAAGCGAGCGAGCAGTCGACGTCACCGACGAAGCGCTGCAAGTCCACGGCGGTGCAGGATACGTCTCGGATCATCCGGTCGAGCGATTCTACCGTGACGCACGGATTACGAAGATTTACGACGGCACGAGCGAGATACAGAAGACCATCATCGCCGATCAGGTTCTTTGA
- a CDS encoding helix-turn-helix domain-containing protein, with amino-acid sequence MKSMCIELQYTKETTPPIHDGICSSPDIDREVIVGGQAVDGVETITSFVYGDPEAYEPLLLEHEPVLEYDMTRSEDGFFLYLRRELGSDGLSLLNALSQDTVVIVPPIEIRSDRTIRMTVVDHPTDLNGVVDDLSADVTFDIRWVSDEVTVTETAVSDRQLAALQAAWDVGFYEVPRQAGIEAVADELECAVSTASELVRRGEANAVERVLDGGL; translated from the coding sequence ATGAAATCGATGTGCATTGAATTACAGTATACGAAAGAGACGACGCCTCCGATACACGACGGCATCTGTTCGTCGCCGGATATCGATCGCGAGGTCATCGTCGGCGGGCAGGCCGTAGACGGCGTGGAGACGATTACGTCGTTCGTGTACGGCGATCCGGAGGCCTACGAGCCGCTATTGCTCGAGCACGAGCCGGTACTCGAGTACGACATGACGCGCTCCGAGGACGGGTTCTTCCTCTACCTTCGGCGGGAACTCGGATCTGATGGGCTGTCGCTCCTGAACGCGCTCTCGCAGGACACCGTCGTCATCGTTCCGCCGATCGAGATCCGCTCCGATCGGACGATTCGGATGACGGTCGTCGACCATCCGACGGACCTCAACGGCGTCGTCGATGATCTCTCCGCGGACGTAACGTTCGATATCCGCTGGGTGAGCGACGAGGTGACGGTTACCGAGACGGCTGTTTCCGATCGGCAGCTGGCGGCCCTGCAGGCCGCCTGGGACGTCGGATTCTACGAAGTCCCGCGGCAGGCCGGTATCGAGGCCGTTGCGGACGAACTCGAGTGTGCCGTCTCGACTGCCTCGGAACTCGTCCGTCGCGGCGAAGCGAACGCCGTCGAACGAGTCCTCGATGGCGGACTGTAG
- a CDS encoding tyrosine--tRNA ligase — protein MDAYELLTRNAEEVVTDEEVRDLAEDPAGKRAYVGYEPSGVLHLGHLLTANKLIDLQDAGMEVVVLLADVHAYLNGKGSFEEIRDTAEKMKAQFLAYGLDEENTEFVYGSEFQLEDDYVLDLHALEVETTMNRAQRAMAELQGDEAAKVSHLVYPLMQTLDIEYLDLDLAVGGLDQRKVHMLAREKLPELDYEVRPAIHTPIVADLESGEGKMSSSEGVTISMEDSTDDLEEKVNSAFCPPTRDPDGDLENPVLELFEYHIFPRFDEIVVERPDKYGGDLTYDVYEDLAADLESGELHPADAKGTLASYLDELIAPGRETLRELRE, from the coding sequence ATGGACGCCTACGAGTTGCTAACGCGAAACGCCGAGGAGGTCGTCACCGACGAGGAGGTCCGCGACCTCGCCGAGGACCCGGCGGGGAAACGCGCCTACGTCGGCTACGAGCCCTCGGGCGTGCTCCATCTCGGCCATCTGCTCACCGCGAATAAACTCATCGACCTGCAGGACGCAGGAATGGAGGTCGTGGTTCTGCTGGCGGACGTCCACGCCTACCTCAACGGGAAGGGGAGTTTCGAGGAGATTCGGGATACCGCCGAGAAAATGAAAGCCCAGTTCCTCGCATACGGGCTCGACGAAGAGAACACCGAGTTCGTCTACGGCTCCGAGTTCCAACTCGAGGACGACTACGTACTCGACCTCCACGCTCTCGAGGTCGAGACGACGATGAACCGCGCCCAGCGCGCGATGGCCGAACTGCAGGGCGACGAAGCTGCCAAGGTGAGCCACCTCGTGTACCCGCTGATGCAGACGCTGGACATCGAGTATCTCGACCTCGATCTGGCGGTCGGCGGCTTAGACCAGCGCAAGGTCCACATGCTCGCCCGCGAGAAACTCCCCGAACTCGACTACGAGGTCCGGCCCGCCATTCACACCCCCATCGTCGCCGACCTCGAAAGCGGCGAGGGCAAGATGTCTTCGAGCGAGGGCGTCACCATCTCGATGGAAGACTCCACGGACGACCTGGAGGAGAAGGTCAATTCGGCGTTTTGCCCGCCGACGCGCGATCCCGACGGTGACCTCGAAAACCCCGTCCTCGAACTCTTCGAGTACCACATCTTCCCGCGATTCGATGAAATCGTCGTCGAGCGACCGGACAAGTACGGCGGCGATCTGACATACGATGTGTACGAGGATCTGGCCGCGGATCTCGAGTCGGGCGAACTCCACCCTGCAGACGCGAAGGGAACGCTCGCGAGCTATCTCGACGAACTGATCGCACCGGGTCGCGAAACGTTGCGCGAGCTCCGAGAGTAA
- a CDS encoding biotin--[acetyl-CoA-carboxylase] ligase: MNETRRAILEAIAGGPVSGPALADDFDISRAAVWKHIEALRDADFEIESGPNGYELADVAAYNAPAVEFGLEAPFSIDYHDSVGSTNDRARELAAEGGADVAVLADEQTGGKGRLEREWSAPAGGVWVSVVTRPSITPAQAPLYTLAAAVATATTAREAGVDARIKWPNDVVVPVGDDGAYRKLAGILTEMEGQPDRVDWLIAGIGVNANLDAEELPEGATSIRDEAGDVDRRRFVQRLLEEYDRYRTDLDTVVPTWRELALTLGQHVRVDRPAGEVVGDAIDVTESGALVVETDDERVTVSAGDCEHLRPV, translated from the coding sequence ATGAACGAGACGCGACGCGCTATCCTCGAGGCGATAGCCGGCGGACCGGTCTCCGGGCCGGCGTTAGCCGACGACTTCGACATCTCGCGGGCAGCCGTCTGGAAGCACATCGAGGCGCTTCGTGATGCGGATTTCGAGATCGAGAGTGGACCGAACGGCTACGAACTCGCCGACGTCGCGGCGTACAATGCTCCGGCGGTCGAATTCGGTCTCGAGGCTCCGTTTTCGATCGACTATCACGACTCCGTGGGAAGCACGAACGATCGCGCGCGGGAGCTGGCGGCCGAGGGTGGCGCCGATGTTGCAGTCCTCGCGGACGAACAGACCGGCGGGAAAGGCCGTCTCGAGCGAGAGTGGTCCGCGCCCGCAGGTGGCGTCTGGGTGAGCGTCGTCACCCGTCCGTCGATCACGCCCGCACAGGCGCCGCTGTACACGCTCGCAGCGGCGGTCGCGACGGCGACGACCGCTCGAGAGGCTGGCGTCGACGCGCGAATCAAGTGGCCCAACGACGTGGTCGTCCCGGTTGGCGACGACGGCGCGTACCGGAAGCTTGCGGGTATCCTCACGGAAATGGAAGGCCAGCCAGATCGGGTGGATTGGCTCATTGCGGGCATCGGAGTCAACGCAAACCTCGACGCTGAGGAGCTTCCCGAAGGCGCGACTAGCATCCGAGACGAGGCAGGGGACGTCGACCGTCGACGCTTCGTCCAGCGACTGCTCGAGGAGTACGATCGCTACCGAACCGACCTCGACACCGTTGTTCCGACCTGGCGCGAGCTAGCGCTGACGCTGGGCCAGCACGTTCGGGTCGATCGGCCGGCCGGCGAGGTCGTCGGGGATGCGATCGACGTCACTGAATCCGGGGCGCTCGTGGTCGAGACCGACGACGAACGGGTAACCGTGTCGGCGGGGGATTGCGAACACCTTCGACCGGTCTAA
- a CDS encoding class I SAM-dependent methyltransferase → MATQKRDQPVETPNGVGSVGEEHEDHLERSRAVWDRWSDHYGMSEKDFEPIRERAIDQLALEPGDRVLDVGCGPGVNFERIRNEIGADGELVGVDYSPGMLENARTRIEKHGWKNVRVRRADATTAEFDAPFDAALATLSLSVMPDVRRATETVHRSLVPGARFAVVDVRPVPSGPARVLNPLIWRFFRWYANWNPDGDVMDSIDAVFDDFEIVDTAFAGTAYAAICSKRNGD, encoded by the coding sequence ATGGCCACACAAAAGCGAGATCAGCCCGTGGAGACACCAAACGGCGTCGGTTCGGTGGGCGAGGAACACGAGGACCATCTCGAGCGCAGTCGGGCGGTGTGGGATCGCTGGAGCGACCACTACGGAATGAGCGAGAAAGACTTCGAACCGATTCGCGAGCGGGCGATCGATCAATTGGCCCTCGAGCCGGGCGATCGCGTGCTCGATGTCGGCTGCGGTCCGGGCGTAAACTTCGAGCGCATACGCAACGAAATCGGTGCGGACGGCGAACTAGTCGGCGTCGATTACAGCCCGGGAATGCTCGAAAACGCACGGACGCGGATCGAGAAACACGGCTGGAAGAACGTTCGTGTGCGTCGGGCCGACGCGACGACGGCCGAGTTCGACGCGCCGTTCGATGCGGCACTCGCAACGCTTTCCCTCTCCGTCATGCCCGACGTTCGCCGTGCCACGGAGACTGTCCATCGGTCGCTCGTCCCTGGCGCACGGTTTGCGGTCGTCGACGTCCGGCCGGTCCCGAGCGGACCCGCTCGAGTCCTGAACCCACTCATCTGGCGGTTCTTTCGCTGGTACGCAAACTGGAATCCCGATGGCGACGTCATGGACTCGATCGACGCCGTCTTCGATGACTTCGAGATCGTCGACACTGCCTTCGCTGGCACCGCGTACGCCGCAATCTGTTCGAAACGAAACGGGGACTGA